The sequence CTTCTACTTTGCTATACGTTTGCCTCCAAACCACCTGGCCCTGCCTGTTTAGTTTTATGATATAGCCTTTTGCTTTAACGTAGCTGTTTTCAATACGCTCCGACAAGTTTTCGCTACCGGCAAAATAAAAATAACCATCGTCTTCTGCTCCAAATTCCCACTGTACTTTGTCGTCGGAAATTTCCCAGAGTTTGTCACAGTTGGTGTCTACAAAAACTACCTTTTTTGCCACATCGCGAGCATACGCTATCGTGCTTCTGTCACTTGTTTTATAAATGTTGAAATAGCCGTCAAATGAAACCTCGGTTTTTTTCAGGAAGTTAATGTCCTCATCAACCTGCGCCGAAACAAACGTTTTTGCGTTGGAGAAGTCAAGATAATCGATATAAAAAATGCCGGCATTTTTTTGGAAGAAGGTGCCGTAATAACCATCAAAGGTACCGGCGCGTTTTTCCCATAGCAACTTTCCGGTCGTGTCTAGTTTCTTAAACCAGAAGCCCTGGTTAGATCGCGTGCCGTTGTAGTTCATAAAAGGCAGCAGCAGTTCCTGCCGGCTTGTGGCATAAATGGCGTCTGCCGCAAGCTGATCGTACAGCTTTATAAAGTATTTGTTGTCGCACGAAACCGGCGTAGTCGCTGGCGGAATTTCAACCGGGATATCGTGTTTTTTGCAGGCGGAAAATGCAGCCACGATAAAAGCAAGGGTCAATAGTCGTTTCATAAGTAAGGTGTGATACGAGAGCGTAAACCAAATTTAGTGCCAGTCTGGTAGAAACTGTTTTCATATTCAGGAAAACTTCAACCCTGCGGTATAGATTTTGTGTCGCTGTGGTTACTTAAACGAAGCATATGCGTCCTCTTATAGCAAAATCACTGATCATCACAGGTTTAGTTACTGCGATGACTGTAGCACAAACCTCAGCCTATTTTAAAGACGACAACAAAGGCGTCACTACCAGGAACTTGAGGGAATTGCCTAAGAATATCTCGCATGATGAACTGATAGCTATCATGCGTAATATCAGCGTGGCGCTAGGCGTCAAGTGTGGCTATTGTCATGTGGAAACACCTGGGCAGTTTACACCCGAGGGGCATCCGGTTACCAATTTTGCTTCAGATGATAAAGTGACAAAACGCATTGCGCGCCGCATGATGCGGATGACCAAAGACATCAATGAGAAGCTTGATGATATGGGCGATCATGAGTTCGAAACCATCCAATGTGCTACGTGCCACAGGGGGCATCAACACCCGTCTGAGGGGCTTGATTCTATGTTTCGTAGCCCGGCCGGTGCACCGTCAAGGAGATAGA comes from Polluticoccus soli and encodes:
- a CDS encoding c-type cytochrome; this encodes MRPLIAKSLIITGLVTAMTVAQTSAYFKDDNKGVTTRNLRELPKNISHDELIAIMRNISVALGVKCGYCHVETPGQFTPEGHPVTNFASDDKVTKRIARRMMRMTKDINEKLDDMGDHEFETIQCATCHRGHQHPSEGLDSMFRSPAGAPSRR